A segment of the Aneurinibacillus sp. REN35 genome:
CTGCGTGTCATTGTGATTGATCACGCTTTTGTAGCAGCCATAGAACGAAAACCTGCCTATATTACTGGTAATGGAACAAGTACAATTCGTGAGCTGATTGCAGCAAAAAATGAGACGTTGGCCAAAAAGACGGACGGAGAATCACAAATTCCAATCAATCAGGAAACAGAGCGAGTCATCCGCCACCATCATATGGGTTGGGAAGATATTCTGCCTGAAAATCAGGAATTACAAGTATGTAAAACTGCCAACTATCATACGGGCGGAACTATTACCGACGTAACAGAATCTGTGTCTCCATTTCTTAGATCGGAAGCAGAGAAAGCAAGCCGGACACTTAATATCCCTGTCGTAGGACTTGATTATCTTGTTCCTGATTTTAGCGGGGACGACTATGTAATTATTGAGGCCAATGAACGCCCTGGCCTAGCTAACCACGAGCCGCAGCCTACAGCAGAACGTTTTATCGACTTCTTATTCCCTGAAACAAAAAAATAATGGATAATAAAAGAAAAAGCCAGGCAAATAAAATGCCTGGCTTCTATCTTATTCATAAAGTTGAGGGATACGCTATGAAGCTTACCTTTCTTCCCGAACATAACGCCATTCAATACAGTACTGAAACGATTACACTGCTGCCTAAAGAATACGCTTTATTCCATTATTTATTTCGTCATGTCAATCGTATCTGTACGAGGGAACAGCTGCTTGATGCTGTGTGGCCGATGGAATATCCAACGGACCGCACCGTGGATGATCATATTTACCGCCTACGAAAAAAACTTAAAGCATGGCAGCATGTTATTCGTATTGAAACGATGCGCGGTCAGGGCTACCGTTTATCCTACAAAGAAGCCCCCCTGCCCAATCCATTTGTAGAAGATACAGAGCTAACAACCAGCTATAATAACCTATTCGATAAATATCATCTATTTGGTCATGGAGAAGCTATGCAAATACTAGAAGCCCATCAATCAACACTTGGCTTTCATATGGCTGAAGAGAAAAAATTGTATCTCGAAGCGGTCAAAGGAAACTTCTCATTCTTTTTGCGCCCAGAAATTTCGTTTACACAAAAATTATTTTATCTTCTTTTTTTATACTGGTACATTCAACCGGATGCCGAACGAGCCCTCTATTACATTGAACGCGCATTAGAGCAGCAAGCACTGCCAGCAGCGTGGCATGAAGAAATGAAATTTAACGTCATCGCTTTATATATCGAGACAGGACGGTTTACACAAGCGCACCGTACGCTTTCAAAGTATGAATCGGTTATTTGCCATGAAAAGATGGCAGGATTTCGTTTATTTTATTATAATAAAAAACTGTTGCTAATGATTATAGAAGGAAAAAAAGAAGAAGCATCCGCATTAGTAGAACACATAGAAGGAATGCTCCCCTCCCTTCCTTACCTTCGAGAAAGTGGACTTTTCCTCATCACCAAAGGATTATGGCTGATGAGTTGTAAAGAGTTCACGAAAGCGGATGAAATAATTACTGAAGGTCTCATTATACTTAAAAATTCACGTTTTGTTCCTCATCTTATTTATGGAACAAGACTGCTTATACGCTTTACCCCAACACTGCTTACTGAAGGATCAGAACTGACCAAGCGATACCAAGATCAATGGAACGAGCTTGCTATGATATATGACTTTCCTTCTCTACAAAAAAACACGCACATGCAACTTGAACAATTCCTCTGATATAACTCTGACAATCTCCGTTTACGATGGATATATCATTGATAAACGGAGTTGATATGTATGTCTATACCGACTGCTCTACATGAGGTAAAGCCAATCCACAAAAACCGTTTTTTTCTGCGAGCCTTTACTGCACATATATTTTCCAGTTTGGGCGATTGGCTTGACTTTATTGCGATACTAGCATTGTTTACGTATATATGGAAGGCCGATGTCCTTCTTATTTCTATTTTACCTGTGGCCTACGCTCTTCCCGGCATTCTACTCAGCCAAGCAGCAGGTGTATGGGTGGACCGAATGCGTACAAAGCATGTACTTATTTATGTGGATTTATTGCGAAGTATATGTACGATCTTTTTATTGTATATGCCTTCTCCTGTATGGGTGCTGTCCGCTATCTTTGTTCGGGCAGCAATCGGTACCTTTCATTTGCCAGCACAGCAATCGTTTATTCGAAAGGTTGTTGATGAGGCTCAACTGCTCAAAGCCACAGGATTAATCGGAACCTCTTTTCAGCTTACCAAGATTGTTGGACCCATGCTGGGAAGCTTTGTGCTTGCTCTCTCCTCCTATAAAACCTGCTTACTGCTTACTGCCGGATGCCTCATGGTTTCCGTATTGCTTTTGCTTTTTTTACCTGAAAAACAAGAATACTTCTCAGG
Coding sequences within it:
- a CDS encoding ATP-grasp domain-containing protein; this encodes MNVYAQILIDEARRRGIDVEIVDEESNLYRLHHAGQSILCRESLTEKTCAMAMTICDDKALTHRTLRKAGIRVPKQEFYTDIAQANSLMKEWGSLVVKPASGEQGQGITVDVRIEEELRQAVNTALEHSNHILLEEFVQGRDLRVIVIDHAFVAAIERKPAYITGNGTSTIRELIAAKNETLAKKTDGESQIPINQETERVIRHHHMGWEDILPENQELQVCKTANYHTGGTITDVTESVSPFLRSEAEKASRTLNIPVVGLDYLVPDFSGDDYVIIEANERPGLANHEPQPTAERFIDFLFPETKK
- a CDS encoding winged helix-turn-helix domain-containing protein — encoded protein: MKLTFLPEHNAIQYSTETITLLPKEYALFHYLFRHVNRICTREQLLDAVWPMEYPTDRTVDDHIYRLRKKLKAWQHVIRIETMRGQGYRLSYKEAPLPNPFVEDTELTTSYNNLFDKYHLFGHGEAMQILEAHQSTLGFHMAEEKKLYLEAVKGNFSFFLRPEISFTQKLFYLLFLYWYIQPDAERALYYIERALEQQALPAAWHEEMKFNVIALYIETGRFTQAHRTLSKYESVICHEKMAGFRLFYYNKKLLLMIIEGKKEEASALVEHIEGMLPSLPYLRESGLFLITKGLWLMSCKEFTKADEIITEGLIILKNSRFVPHLIYGTRLLIRFTPTLLTEGSELTKRYQDQWNELAMIYDFPSLQKNTHMQLEQFL